The following coding sequences lie in one Haematobia irritans isolate KBUSLIRL chromosome 3, ASM5000362v1, whole genome shotgun sequence genomic window:
- the LOC142230519 gene encoding uncharacterized protein LOC142230519, with amino-acid sequence MGYYVKITYRGISSIVKFAEKSAEAIHRDVKRHFNIKGNIVFKDEDLSSIPDDILVDYIDQYRKIPGWYLEAFDINPETFENVIEYELEEIEPVAKIVNDHICTESKIPVLTTSQEDFNNVNIQSVVANEEYETEISSLVNKEVLDNFEDLDYKIIVHNKSSIENGDRTKLSKILIKYILERYLNIE; translated from the exons atggGATATTACGTGAAAATCACATACAGAGGAATATCATCTATCGTTAAGTTTGCGGAAAAATCTGCTGAAGCAATTCACCGGGACG TAAAACGCCATTTCAATATAAAGGGAAATATAGTATTTAAAGACGAAGATCTATCATCGATACCCGATGATATATTGGTAGATTACATAGACCAATATCGCAAAATACCTGGTTGGTATCTTGAAGCTTTTGACATTAATCCAG AAACATTTGAGAATGTAATTGAATATGAACTAGAAGAAATAGAACCAGTTGCGAAAATTGTTAATGACCACATATGTACTGAATCTAAAATACCTGTACTGACCACTTCTCAGGAGGATTTTAATAATGTGAATATTCAAAGTGTTGTGGCCAATGAGGAGTATGAAACCGAAATTTCATCTTTAGTCAATAAGGAG gttttggataATTTTGAAGATCTGGACTACAAAATAATCGTCCACAATAAAAGCAGCATAGAAAACGGGGACAGAACAAAactatccaaaattttaataaaatatatacttgaGCGATATCTAAATATCGAATAA
- the LOC142231709 gene encoding uncharacterized protein LOC142231709 has product MPGSNICRLCRNSCDNSIRLTDVEGKPNEIYNITIKYFHPTFLKEGQRATSEISVLCTECWNHISSFNSFQQTVMLIQANLLEEFEHAHAGIEKETDIIQSQDTMEIAGFTVTTSNSNVDNDSANITAQTDIQIPMGFGSGKLVVTASTIELSTNLDDIAENIPSGHSQQFVANPESHGIDEKNETSIVIDSDESDREMPYMIESSNSSNDLSIKGSNDPKNSKTNSDFYSTGKKANNTIAKWKPFLNCYVCSEKFPSFGDVELHMRNKHPYDEFYIQCCRQKFKFLYNLEEHALSHVDSKAFLCRECGKNFKRKSQLLGHIYLSHEKGKHIPMRSKGTPSSKNTCVECQIVFCYKGGLYHHNKIHHPDVFANRTRRSARQTKDPLP; this is encoded by the exons ATGCCGGGGTCCAATATTTGTCGCCTATGCAGAAATAGTTGTGACAATAGTATACGATTAACCGATGTCGAAGGCAAACCCAATGAGATTTATAATATaaccataaaatattttcatccaACG TTTCTAAAAGAAGGCCAAAGAGCTACAAGTGAAATATCAGTTTTGTGTACAGAATGCTGGAATCATATATCCAGTTTCAATAGTTTTCAACAGACAGTGATGCTAATACAGGCCAATCTACTTGAAGAGTTTGAACATGCACATGCTGGGATCGAAAAAGAAACTGATATCATTCAGTCTCAAGATACTATGGAAATCGCAGGATTTACAGTAACCACGTCCAATTCTAACGTTGATAATGATAGTGCAAATATCACTGCACAAACGGATATTCAAATACCTATGGGATTTGGTTCAGGAAAATTGGTCGTCACGGCTAGTACAATAGAGCTTTCCACCAATTTAGACGATATAGCTGAAAACATTCCCTCTGGCCATTCCCAACAGTTTGTTGCAAACCCAGAGTCCCATGGTATTGATGAAAAGAATGAAACCAGTATAGTGATTGACTCTGATGAATCAGACAGAGAAATGCCTTACATGATAGAGAGTTCAAATAGTTCCAATGATTTGTCGATAAAAGGTTCAAATGATCCAAAAAACTCAAAGACTAACAGTGATTTTTACAGTACTGGGAAGAAAGCTAATAATACAATAGCCAAATGGAAAccctttttaaattgttatgtATGCTCCGAGAAGTTTCCATCATTTGGAGATGTTGAACTGCATATGCGCAACAAACATCCATACGACGAGTTCTATATACAGTGCTgtagacaaaaatttaaatttctatataaccTTGAAGAGCATGCACTATCTCATGTGGATTCCAAAGCTTTTCTCTGTAGAGAATgcggtaaaaattttaaacgaaAATCTCAGTTGCTAGGCCATATATACCTATCACATGAAAAGGGAAAACATATTCCAATGCGGTCGAAGGGTACTCCTTCCAGTAAAAATACATGTGTTGAatgccagattgtgttttgcTACAAAGGAGGTCTTTATCATCATAATAAGATCCATCATCCCGATGTTTTTGCTAATAGAACAAGGAGATCCGCAAGACAAACAAAAGACCCTCTTCCGTGA
- the LOC142231708 gene encoding uncharacterized protein LOC142231708 isoform X4 → MSVSNICRLCRNSCDNSLRLNDDKGNPNHIYNTVIKYFDPMILKGDPGDTSDTVLCTECWYHISSFDSFQQTVMLIQANLLAAYEEDHVEIVKEERIEEESEFIESQDTIEIEEFITIMPNSNGDNGGANNTSQEDAIGFGSGKLVEADIAIEFSNNLDDIAENRTAGPSQSFTVDLEFQGKDDDRESCIVIHSDESDPEMPVTIERSNRSQDLWIEDSTDQTSSNKSTIFSKTFEANRIIAKWKPLLDCYICLRQFPSFIEVRRHMNAKHPGEEFYILCCHRKFKLLHFLEDHAMLHMDPNAFTCQKCGRNYQQKFRLMQHIDEAHGKRKPFSKPPTASSDTCHTCHKTFPYKGGLYHHNKIHHPDIFAKRTRRRTQVLKGGSIVSMFSKM, encoded by the exons ATGTCGGTTTCCAATATTTGTCGCCTATGTAGAAATAGTTGCGACAATAGTTTACGACTTAACGATGACAAAGGCAATCCTAATCACATATATAATAccgtcataaaatattttgatccaATG ATTCTAAAAGGAGACCCTGGAGATACAAGTGATACCGTTTTATGTACAGAATGCTGGTATCATATATCCAGTTTCGATAGTTTTCAACAGACAGTAATGTTAATACAGGCCAATCTACTTGCAGCATACGAAGAAGATCatgttgaaattgtaaaagaagAAAGAATCGAAGAAGAATCTGAATTTATCGAATCTCAAGATACCATTGAAATCGAAGAATttataacaatcatgccaaattcCAACGGCGATAATGGTGGTGCAAATAATACTTCACAAGAGGATGCTATAGGATTTGGTTCGGGAAAATTGGTCGAAGCGGACATTGCAATAGAATTTTCCAATAATTTAGACGATATAGCTGAAAATCGTACCGCTGGCCCTTCTCAATCGTTCACTGTAGATCTAGAATTCCAAGGCAAAGATGATGATAGAGAATCTTGTATTGTGATTCATAGTGATGAATCAGACCCAGAAATGCCTGTCACTATAGAGAGATCAAATAGATCCCAAGATTTGTGGATAGAAGATTCGACCGATCAAACAAGCTCAAATAAAAGcactattttttccaaaacttttgaGGCTAATAGGATAATTGCcaaatggaaaccattattagaTTGTTACATATGCCTCAGGCAATTTCCCTCATTTATTGAAGTTCGACGACATATGAACGCTAAACATCCCGGCGAAGAGTTCTATATTTTGTGCTGTCATCGAAAATTCAAGCTTTTACATTTCCTCGAAGATCATGCAATGCTGCATATGGATCCCAATGCTTTTACCTGTCAAAAATGTGGTAGAAACTATCAACAAAAGTTCCGCTTGATGCAACATATCGACGAGGCACATGGGAAgaggaaacctttttcaaaaccGCCTACTGCTTCCAGTGATACATGCCATACATGTCACAAAACTTTCCCATACAAAGGAGGTCTTTACCATCATAATAAGATACATCATCCCGATATATTTGCCAAgagaacaagaagaagaacACAAGTATTAAAAGGTGGCTCTATCGTAAGTATGTTTTCCAAAATGTAA
- the LOC142231708 gene encoding uncharacterized protein LOC142231708 isoform X3: MLDAECQQTNFRIMSVSNICRLCRNSCDNSLRLNDDKGNPNHIYNTVIKYFDPMILKGDPGDTSDTVLCTECWYHISSFDSFQQTVMLIQANLLAAYEEDHVEIVKEERIEEESEFIESQDTIEIEEFITIMPNSNGDNGGANNTSQEDAIGFGSGKLVEADIAIEFSNNLDDIAENRTAGPSQSFTVDLEFQGKDDDRESCIVIHSDESDPEMPVTIERSNRSQDLWIEDSTDQTSSNKSTIFSKTFEANRIIAKWKPLLDCYICLRQFPSFIEVRRHMNAKHPGEEFYILCCHRKFKLLHFLEDHAMLHMDPNAFTCQKCGRNYQQKFRLMQHIDEAHGKRKPFSKPPTASSDTCHTCHKTFPYKGGLYHHNKIHHPDIFAKRTRRRTQVLKGGSIVSMFSKM, translated from the exons ATGCTAGATGCCGAATGTCAACaaacaaat TTCAGAATAATGTCGGTTTCCAATATTTGTCGCCTATGTAGAAATAGTTGCGACAATAGTTTACGACTTAACGATGACAAAGGCAATCCTAATCACATATATAATAccgtcataaaatattttgatccaATG ATTCTAAAAGGAGACCCTGGAGATACAAGTGATACCGTTTTATGTACAGAATGCTGGTATCATATATCCAGTTTCGATAGTTTTCAACAGACAGTAATGTTAATACAGGCCAATCTACTTGCAGCATACGAAGAAGATCatgttgaaattgtaaaagaagAAAGAATCGAAGAAGAATCTGAATTTATCGAATCTCAAGATACCATTGAAATCGAAGAATttataacaatcatgccaaattcCAACGGCGATAATGGTGGTGCAAATAATACTTCACAAGAGGATGCTATAGGATTTGGTTCGGGAAAATTGGTCGAAGCGGACATTGCAATAGAATTTTCCAATAATTTAGACGATATAGCTGAAAATCGTACCGCTGGCCCTTCTCAATCGTTCACTGTAGATCTAGAATTCCAAGGCAAAGATGATGATAGAGAATCTTGTATTGTGATTCATAGTGATGAATCAGACCCAGAAATGCCTGTCACTATAGAGAGATCAAATAGATCCCAAGATTTGTGGATAGAAGATTCGACCGATCAAACAAGCTCAAATAAAAGcactattttttccaaaacttttgaGGCTAATAGGATAATTGCcaaatggaaaccattattagaTTGTTACATATGCCTCAGGCAATTTCCCTCATTTATTGAAGTTCGACGACATATGAACGCTAAACATCCCGGCGAAGAGTTCTATATTTTGTGCTGTCATCGAAAATTCAAGCTTTTACATTTCCTCGAAGATCATGCAATGCTGCATATGGATCCCAATGCTTTTACCTGTCAAAAATGTGGTAGAAACTATCAACAAAAGTTCCGCTTGATGCAACATATCGACGAGGCACATGGGAAgaggaaacctttttcaaaaccGCCTACTGCTTCCAGTGATACATGCCATACATGTCACAAAACTTTCCCATACAAAGGAGGTCTTTACCATCATAATAAGATACATCATCCCGATATATTTGCCAAgagaacaagaagaagaacACAAGTATTAAAAGGTGGCTCTATCGTAAGTATGTTTTCCAAAATGTAA